One window of Azospirillum sp. TSA2s genomic DNA carries:
- a CDS encoding TRAP transporter substrate-binding protein, with the protein MKFGLTSIRTAMLTACAICGILAAPMLSAPADARDFRSADIHPTDYPTVEAVRYVGKLVAERSNGKLGVKVFPNGALGTEKDTIEQLKIGALEMMRINVAPLNNVVPETMVTALPFIFRDTGHMRRVLDGPIGDEILAAMESQGMIGLAFYDSGSRSMYSAAKPYKTLADMKGAKIRVQQSDLFVAMIQALGANATPMPFGEVYTALKTGIVDAAENNYPSYESSRHFEAAKYFTLTEHAMAPEVLVFSKIAWDRLSKDDQALIRKAAKDSVPYMRKLWDEREMKSKEIVTQAGAQIVEVTNKQEFIDAMKPVYAQFANTPKLQSLVQRVQETK; encoded by the coding sequence ATGAAGTTTGGTCTGACTTCGATCCGCACTGCGATGCTGACCGCCTGTGCGATCTGCGGCATCCTGGCCGCTCCGATGCTGTCGGCGCCGGCCGATGCGCGTGACTTCCGATCCGCCGACATCCACCCGACCGACTACCCGACCGTCGAGGCGGTGCGCTATGTCGGCAAGCTGGTGGCCGAGCGCAGCAACGGCAAGCTGGGCGTCAAGGTGTTTCCGAACGGCGCCCTGGGGACCGAGAAGGACACCATCGAGCAGCTGAAGATCGGTGCGCTGGAGATGATGCGCATCAACGTGGCGCCGCTGAACAACGTGGTGCCGGAGACGATGGTCACCGCGCTGCCGTTCATCTTCCGCGACACCGGCCACATGCGCCGTGTCCTGGACGGCCCGATCGGTGATGAAATCCTGGCGGCGATGGAAAGCCAGGGCATGATCGGTCTGGCCTTCTACGACAGCGGCTCGCGCAGCATGTATTCGGCCGCCAAGCCCTACAAGACGCTGGCCGACATGAAGGGCGCCAAGATCCGCGTCCAGCAGTCGGACCTGTTCGTCGCCATGATCCAGGCGCTGGGCGCCAACGCCACGCCGATGCCCTTCGGCGAGGTCTACACCGCGCTGAAGACCGGCATCGTCGATGCCGCCGAGAACAACTATCCGTCCTATGAATCCTCGCGCCACTTCGAGGCGGCCAAGTACTTCACCCTGACCGAACACGCGATGGCGCCGGAAGTGCTGGTCTTCTCCAAGATCGCCTGGGACCGCCTGTCGAAGGACGATCAGGCCCTGATCCGCAAGGCCGCCAAGGACTCGGTGCCCTACATGCGCAAGCTGTGGGACGAGCGTGAGATGAAGTCCAAGGAGATCGTCACCCAGGCCGGCGCCCAGATCGTCGAGGTGACGAACAAGCAGGAATTCATCGACGCGATGAAGCCGGTCTACGCCCAGTTCGCGAACACGCCGAAGCTGCAGAGCCTCGTCCAGCGCGTCCAGGAAACCAAGTAA
- a CDS encoding TRAP transporter small permease, translated as MNATLARTGMYVAILGLMMIVGVVFYQVFGRYVLNNSPTWAESMAILLVLYVTLIGAAVGVRDAGHIGLESLLVMLSDNARRKMDMLIYTLVGIFGACMAYNGWVLGSSVAHYTIPNLHISEAFRYVPLVLSGVLIVLFSIEHVVAIVRGEEVKPSWN; from the coding sequence ATGAACGCGACGCTGGCCAGGACCGGCATGTATGTCGCCATCCTCGGCCTGATGATGATCGTCGGCGTCGTCTTTTATCAGGTGTTCGGCCGCTATGTGCTGAACAACTCACCGACCTGGGCGGAAAGCATGGCGATCCTGCTGGTGCTTTACGTCACGCTGATCGGCGCAGCCGTCGGCGTCCGCGACGCCGGGCATATCGGGCTGGAGTCGCTGCTGGTGATGCTGTCGGACAATGCGCGCCGCAAGATGGACATGCTGATCTACACGCTGGTCGGCATCTTCGGCGCCTGCATGGCCTACAATGGCTGGGTGCTCGGCAGTTCGGTGGCCCATTACACCATTCCCAACCTGCACATCTCCGAAGCCTTCCGCTATGTGCCTCTGGTGCTGTCGGGCGTGCTGATCGTGCTGTTTTCCATCGAGCATGTCGTCGCCATCGTGCGCGGCGAGGAGGTCAAGCCGTCATGGAACTGA
- a CDS encoding TRAP transporter large permease, with protein MELTILSITFFGFLILGIPVAFAIGLSALCTILYEGLPVAVVFQQMMSGMNVFSFLAIPFFVFSGELMLHGGVADKIVAAAKSMVGHIRGGLGMSNVVACTLFGGVAGSPVADVSAMGAVMIPMMKREGYHADYAVNVTTHAALVGALMPTSHNMIIYALAAGGKASIGALIAAGLMPALLLMVCNLGAAYYVAVKRGYPKGTFPGWDILLHSFAAALPGLLIVVIILAGITTGVFTATESASVAVIYALLLTTFVYRTLSWEKFLAAAAKTVKTTGVVLLLIGVSTMFQYLMGLYEVADMTGELLAGVSTNPLMIFLLINIILFLLGTFMDMASTILICTPIFLPIAMQYGMDPVQFGIVMLINCALGLNTPPVGTTQFIGCAIGGVSVGEVMRSITPFYGALFVALLLVTYVPAFSLWLPRMLMH; from the coding sequence ATGGAACTGACCATCCTTTCAATCACCTTCTTCGGCTTCCTCATCCTCGGCATTCCGGTCGCCTTCGCCATCGGACTGTCGGCGCTCTGCACCATCCTCTATGAAGGCCTGCCCGTCGCGGTCGTCTTCCAGCAGATGATGTCGGGCATGAACGTCTTCTCGTTCCTTGCCATTCCCTTCTTCGTCTTCAGCGGCGAGTTGATGCTGCACGGCGGCGTCGCCGACAAGATCGTCGCCGCGGCCAAGAGCATGGTCGGCCATATCCGTGGTGGCCTGGGCATGTCCAACGTCGTCGCCTGCACGCTGTTCGGCGGCGTCGCCGGCTCGCCGGTCGCCGACGTGTCGGCCATGGGTGCCGTGATGATCCCGATGATGAAGCGGGAAGGCTACCACGCCGACTATGCGGTCAACGTCACCACCCACGCCGCGCTCGTCGGCGCGCTGATGCCGACCAGCCACAACATGATCATCTACGCGCTGGCCGCCGGCGGAAAGGCGTCCATCGGCGCGCTGATCGCCGCGGGGCTGATGCCGGCGCTGTTGCTGATGGTCTGCAACCTGGGTGCGGCCTATTACGTCGCGGTGAAGCGCGGCTATCCCAAGGGGACCTTCCCCGGCTGGGACATCCTGCTGCACAGCTTCGCCGCCGCGCTGCCCGGTCTGCTGATCGTCGTCATCATCCTGGCCGGCATCACCACCGGCGTGTTCACCGCCACCGAGTCGGCCTCGGTCGCCGTGATCTACGCGCTGCTGCTGACCACCTTCGTCTACCGCACGCTGAGCTGGGAGAAGTTCCTGGCCGCCGCCGCCAAGACGGTGAAGACCACCGGCGTGGTGCTGCTGCTGATCGGCGTGTCGACGATGTTCCAGTACCTCATGGGACTCTATGAGGTGGCGGACATGACCGGCGAGCTTCTGGCCGGTGTGTCGACCAACCCGCTGATGATCTTCCTGCTGATCAACATCATCCTGTTCCTGCTGGGCACCTTCATGGACATGGCCAGCACCATCCTGATCTGCACGCCGATCTTCCTGCCGATCGCCATGCAGTACGGAATGGACCCGGTGCAGTTCGGCATCGTCATGCTGATCAATTGCGCCCTTGGCCTGAACACCCCGCCGGTCGGCACCACCCAGTTCATCGGCTGCGCCATCGGCGGCGTGTCGGTGGGCGAGGTGATGCGCTCCATCACGCCCTTCTACGGGGCGCTGTTCGTGGCGCTGCTTCTGGTCACCTATGTCCCGGCCTTCTCACTGTGGCTGCCGCGCATGCTGATGCATTGA
- a CDS encoding DUF4347 domain-containing protein produces the protein MHGIILADAGLSDIDALIGRHAPDMTVVRVAADEDAVALLAEALEAASATGSTAVHLIAHGAPGVVKLGAMPLDTSALFDRRWPDASGCEILIHACDVGAGSNGRRFVERLAAVTGARVAAASHPVGHADQGGSWDLDVVTGPILAARPFAGAEAWPHTLAYSGTATSGNDTLIGDNGGNTINGLAGNDSITGGTGNDSLIGGIGDDTLVGGGNSGQSAGDTMNGGLGADHYVGGSGFNIVTYENATTGLTLDLTNGANNTGEAAGDTFVNIQRWVGSEYADSLTAGDTAVWFWGHGGNDVEYGGAGNDTLEAGDGNDTIFGGGGTDLMYGRADNDELHGGIGNDTVAGGGGADLLYGDAGNDLMKGDWERDTIHGGDGDDTILAGIVSSGSYAQTQADTLYGEGGNDRYIVVSQYDAGTVSFDGGTGTDTLELRSDNLTSYNGYDLEYYTDVASPKIDISGMTLTSVETLALTGGKRHTVTMTAAQANGFTSVTGAVTGDAFAIAGASLSGSVGSGTGSALQAGQVQAETVNGVTLVHVGLDSTAGADMTLRIAGSFAASDISLSGNTITLGQAGSGGSTGGGDPGGGTGGGTGGGTGGTGGLTLTGTDARDYLAGGSGNDTIISNAGNDYMVGGAGSDTFVFKPGDGWDYIGDFQAGSGGDVLNVAGWSGLKDFASVMAVTVQDGANTVVRFDNGNSAILANVTRSSLTAANFSFTTAGGSTGGGTGGSTGPTGQTITGTSAGEFLAGGSGNDTITGNGGNDYMVGGAGRDTFVQNPGDGWDCIGDFQAGTGGDVVDLRSISGFSSLNDVLTHSAQNGADLSIELGTFNSIKLMGVDRNSLTAENFLFASSVG, from the coding sequence ATGCACGGGATCATTCTTGCCGACGCCGGTCTGTCCGACATCGATGCGCTGATCGGCCGCCACGCGCCGGACATGACGGTGGTCCGGGTCGCCGCCGACGAGGACGCCGTCGCCCTGCTTGCCGAGGCGCTGGAAGCGGCATCGGCGACGGGTTCCACCGCGGTCCACCTGATCGCCCATGGCGCGCCGGGCGTGGTGAAGCTGGGGGCGATGCCGCTCGACACCAGCGCCCTGTTCGACCGCCGCTGGCCCGATGCGTCCGGCTGCGAGATCCTGATCCATGCCTGCGACGTCGGCGCCGGCAGCAACGGCCGCCGCTTCGTCGAGCGTCTGGCCGCCGTCACCGGCGCCCGCGTCGCCGCCGCCAGCCATCCGGTCGGCCATGCCGACCAGGGCGGTTCGTGGGATCTCGACGTGGTGACCGGCCCGATCCTGGCCGCCCGCCCGTTCGCGGGGGCGGAAGCCTGGCCGCACACTCTCGCCTACAGCGGCACGGCGACCAGCGGCAACGACACGCTGATCGGCGACAATGGCGGCAACACCATCAACGGGCTGGCCGGCAACGACAGCATTACCGGCGGCACCGGCAACGACAGCCTGATCGGCGGGATCGGCGACGACACGCTGGTCGGCGGCGGCAACAGCGGCCAGTCGGCCGGCGACACCATGAATGGCGGGCTGGGCGCCGACCATTATGTCGGCGGCAGCGGCTTCAACATCGTCACCTACGAGAACGCCACCACCGGCCTCACCCTGGACCTGACCAACGGTGCCAACAACACCGGCGAGGCGGCCGGCGACACCTTCGTCAACATCCAGCGCTGGGTCGGCTCCGAATATGCCGACAGCCTGACCGCCGGCGACACCGCCGTGTGGTTCTGGGGTCATGGCGGCAACGACGTCGAGTATGGCGGCGCCGGCAACGACACGCTGGAGGCCGGCGACGGCAACGACACCATCTTCGGCGGCGGCGGCACCGACCTGATGTACGGCCGCGCCGACAATGACGAGCTGCACGGCGGGATCGGCAACGACACGGTGGCCGGCGGCGGCGGTGCCGACCTGCTCTATGGCGATGCCGGCAACGACCTGATGAAGGGCGATTGGGAACGCGACACCATCCATGGCGGCGACGGCGATGACACCATCCTGGCCGGCATCGTCAGCTCGGGCAGCTATGCCCAGACCCAGGCCGACACGCTCTATGGCGAGGGCGGCAACGACCGCTACATCGTGGTCAGCCAGTATGACGCCGGCACCGTCAGCTTCGACGGCGGCACCGGCACCGACACGCTGGAACTGCGGTCCGACAACCTGACCAGCTACAACGGCTACGACCTGGAATATTACACCGACGTCGCTTCGCCGAAGATCGACATCAGCGGCATGACGCTGACCAGCGTCGAGACGCTGGCCCTGACCGGCGGCAAGCGCCACACCGTGACGATGACGGCGGCCCAGGCCAACGGCTTCACCAGCGTCACCGGTGCCGTGACCGGCGACGCCTTCGCCATCGCCGGGGCGTCGCTGTCCGGCAGCGTCGGGTCCGGCACCGGCAGCGCGCTGCAGGCCGGACAGGTCCAGGCGGAGACGGTGAACGGCGTCACGCTGGTCCATGTCGGCCTGGATTCCACCGCCGGTGCCGACATGACCTTGCGCATCGCCGGCAGCTTCGCCGCCTCGGACATCAGCCTGTCGGGCAACACCATCACGCTGGGGCAGGCCGGTTCCGGCGGGTCCACCGGCGGCGGCGATCCCGGGGGCGGCACGGGTGGCGGTACCGGCGGCGGTACGGGGGGAACGGGCGGTCTGACCCTGACCGGCACCGACGCCCGCGACTATCTGGCCGGCGGCAGCGGCAACGACACCATCATCAGCAACGCCGGCAACGACTACATGGTCGGCGGCGCCGGCAGCGACACCTTCGTCTTCAAGCCGGGCGACGGCTGGGATTACATCGGCGACTTCCAGGCCGGCAGCGGCGGCGACGTGCTGAATGTCGCCGGCTGGAGCGGGCTGAAGGACTTCGCCTCGGTGATGGCCGTCACCGTTCAGGACGGCGCCAACACCGTCGTCCGCTTCGACAACGGCAACAGCGCCATCCTGGCCAACGTCACCCGCAGCAGCCTGACCGCCGCCAACTTCTCCTTCACGACGGCGGGCGGTTCCACCGGGGGCGGCACGGGCGGGTCCACCGGCCCCACCGGCCAGACCATCACCGGCACCTCGGCCGGGGAGTTCCTGGCCGGCGGCAGCGGCAACGACACCATCACCGGCAACGGCGGCAACGACTACATGGTCGGCGGCGCCGGTCGGGACACCTTCGTCCAGAATCCCGGCGACGGTTGGGACTGCATCGGCGATTTCCAGGCCGGCACCGGCGGTGACGTCGTCGATCTCCGCAGCATCTCCGGCTTCTCCAGCCTGAACGACGTGCTGACCCACTCGGCGCAGAACGGCGCCGACCTGTCGATCGAACTCGGTACCTTCAACTCGATCAAGCTGATGGGCGTCGACCGCAACAGCCTGACGGCGGAGAACTTCCTGTTCGCCAGTTCGGTGGGGTGA
- the hydA gene encoding dihydropyrimidinase, which produces MSTILIRGGTVVTAEHTRRADVLCQDGIIAAVGDTLDVPAGAEVVDAGGCYVMPGGIDPHTHMELPFMGTVTTEDFFSGTAAGFAGGTTMIIDFVIPNPKQSLMEAYHTWRGWAEKAAGDYSFHVAVTWWDESVRQDMGTLVADHGVNSFKHFMAYKNAIMADDETLVNSFQRCLELGAIPTVHAENGELVFQLQKKLLAQGLTGPEAHPLSRPPEVEGEAANRAIQVAKVFGVPVYIVHVSAKEALEAIERGQNGGQRVFGEVLAGHLLIDDGVYRNPDWDFAAGHVMSPPFRPKEHQDALWRGLQAGHLHTTATDHCCFCAEQKAMGRNDFTKIPNGTAGIEDRMTALWTHGVNTGRLTMNEFVAVTSVNAAKIFNLYPRKGSVSVGADADLVVWDPKATKTISAKTQMQKVGLNIFEGMTVTGTPAYTLSQGRIVHALGESRAVRGAGRYINRPAFPPVYEAVSKRNALNVPVAVER; this is translated from the coding sequence ATGTCCACCATCCTGATCCGCGGCGGCACCGTCGTCACCGCCGAGCACACCCGCCGCGCCGATGTCCTCTGCCAGGACGGCATCATCGCCGCGGTGGGCGACACTCTCGACGTGCCGGCGGGGGCCGAAGTGGTGGATGCCGGCGGCTGCTACGTCATGCCCGGCGGCATCGACCCGCACACCCACATGGAACTGCCCTTCATGGGCACGGTGACGACGGAGGATTTCTTCAGCGGCACCGCCGCCGGCTTCGCGGGAGGCACGACGATGATCATCGACTTCGTCATCCCCAACCCGAAGCAGAGCCTGATGGAGGCCTACCACACCTGGCGCGGCTGGGCGGAGAAGGCGGCCGGCGACTACAGCTTCCACGTCGCCGTGACGTGGTGGGACGAGAGCGTGCGGCAGGACATGGGCACGCTGGTGGCCGACCATGGCGTGAACAGCTTCAAGCATTTCATGGCCTACAAGAACGCCATCATGGCCGATGACGAGACGCTGGTGAACAGCTTCCAGCGCTGCCTGGAACTGGGCGCCATCCCGACCGTCCATGCCGAGAACGGCGAGCTGGTCTTCCAGCTCCAGAAGAAGCTGCTGGCCCAGGGCCTGACCGGTCCGGAGGCGCACCCGCTCTCCCGCCCGCCGGAGGTGGAGGGCGAGGCCGCCAACCGCGCCATCCAGGTGGCGAAGGTGTTCGGCGTGCCGGTCTACATCGTCCATGTCTCGGCCAAGGAGGCGCTGGAGGCGATCGAGCGCGGCCAGAACGGCGGCCAGCGCGTGTTCGGCGAGGTGCTGGCCGGCCATCTGCTGATTGACGACGGGGTCTACCGCAACCCCGACTGGGACTTCGCCGCCGGCCATGTCATGAGCCCGCCCTTCCGCCCCAAGGAGCATCAGGACGCCCTGTGGCGCGGCCTGCAGGCGGGGCACCTGCACACCACCGCCACCGATCATTGCTGCTTCTGTGCGGAGCAGAAGGCGATGGGCCGCAACGACTTCACCAAGATCCCCAACGGCACGGCCGGCATCGAGGACCGCATGACCGCGCTGTGGACCCACGGCGTCAACACCGGCCGCCTGACGATGAACGAGTTCGTCGCCGTGACCTCCGTCAACGCGGCGAAGATCTTCAACCTCTACCCGCGCAAGGGCTCGGTCAGCGTCGGGGCCGACGCCGATCTGGTGGTGTGGGATCCGAAGGCGACCAAGACCATCTCGGCCAAGACCCAGATGCAGAAGGTGGGCTTGAACATCTTCGAAGGCATGACCGTCACCGGCACCCCGGCCTACACGCTGAGCCAGGGCCGCATCGTCCATGCGCTGGGCGAGAGCCGCGCGGTGCGCGGCGCCGGCCGCTACATCAACCGCCCGGCCTTCCCGCCGGTCTACGAAGCGGTATCGAAGCGCAACGCCCTGAACGTGCCGGTGGCGGTGGAACGGTAG
- a CDS encoding TetR/AcrR family transcriptional regulator — protein sequence MANAMARTAAETTDTTSPQGRIRRENIERILKAAERVFAEAGFAGATMADIAERAGLPKANLHYYFGTKEDLYRAVLDNILRLWLAPIASFTPDADPAATLTAYVTAKMEASRTRPHASKVFANEILHGGTQVERFLAEDLKALVDAKAAVIDGWVAAGRMAPVDARQFLFMIWAVTQHYADFDVQIRKVLGRRSLTRQDFAAMTAEVLRLVLRAAGLPEPDLSETPTDSVPQNL from the coding sequence ATGGCGAACGCGATGGCGCGAACGGCTGCCGAAACCACCGACACCACGTCGCCCCAGGGCCGCATCCGGCGTGAGAACATCGAGCGCATCCTGAAGGCGGCCGAGCGCGTCTTCGCCGAGGCCGGCTTCGCCGGCGCCACCATGGCCGACATCGCCGAGCGGGCCGGCCTGCCCAAGGCCAACCTGCATTACTATTTCGGCACCAAGGAGGATCTCTACCGCGCGGTGCTGGACAACATCCTGCGGCTGTGGCTGGCGCCGATCGCCTCCTTCACTCCCGACGCCGACCCGGCGGCGACGCTGACCGCCTACGTCACCGCCAAGATGGAGGCGTCGCGCACCCGGCCCCACGCCTCCAAGGTCTTCGCCAACGAGATCCTGCATGGCGGGACCCAGGTCGAACGCTTCCTGGCCGAGGATCTGAAAGCGCTGGTCGACGCCAAGGCCGCGGTGATCGACGGCTGGGTCGCCGCCGGCCGCATGGCCCCGGTGGACGCCCGCCAGTTCCTGTTCATGATCTGGGCGGTGACCCAGCATTACGCCGACTTCGACGTCCAGATCCGCAAGGTGCTGGGCCGCCGCAGCCTGACCCGCCAGGACTTCGCCGCCATGACGGCGGAGGTGCTGCGGCTGGTCCTGCGCGCCGCCGGCCTGCCTGAACCTGACCTCTCCGAAACGCCCACCGACTCCGTCCCACAAAACCTCTGA
- a CDS encoding Zn-dependent hydrolase, giving the protein MSTPQNVAVNGSRLWQSLMDMAQIGATPKGGVCRLALTDLDKQGRDLFVRWCEEAGCTVSVDRMGNIFARRPGRDDSLPPVIMGSHLDSQPTGGKYDGVYGVLAGLEVVRSLNDMNYVTEAPVEVAVWTNEEGSRFAPAMVSSGVFAGVFDLDYGLSRADLDGKTMGEELARIGYAGDQEVGGRKVGAYFEAHIEQGPILEIEGKTIGVVTDCQGQRWYEITFTGQEAHAGPTPMVRRKDALLGAARVVDAVNRIGMKYGPLACATVGLMQIHPNSRNVIPGRVFFTVDFRHPDDGILAAMDGELRAEVERIAGEIGLETDFQQIWYYAPIKFDETCVAAVRKGVERTGHSFRDIVSGAGHDACYLSKVAPTAMVFIPCIDGISHNEVEETTPEWSTAGCEVLLHAVLDRANAMAEQVKTPA; this is encoded by the coding sequence ATGTCCACCCCGCAGAATGTCGCCGTGAACGGCTCGCGCCTGTGGCAGAGCCTGATGGACATGGCGCAGATCGGCGCCACGCCCAAGGGCGGCGTGTGCCGGCTGGCGCTGACCGACCTCGACAAACAGGGCCGCGACCTGTTCGTGCGCTGGTGCGAGGAGGCCGGCTGCACGGTCTCCGTCGACAGGATGGGCAACATCTTCGCCCGCCGCCCCGGCCGCGACGACAGCCTGCCCCCGGTCATCATGGGCAGCCATCTCGACAGCCAGCCGACCGGCGGCAAGTATGACGGCGTCTATGGCGTGCTGGCCGGGCTGGAGGTGGTTCGCAGCCTGAACGACATGAACTACGTCACCGAGGCGCCGGTGGAGGTCGCGGTCTGGACCAACGAGGAAGGCTCGCGCTTCGCCCCGGCCATGGTGTCGTCCGGCGTCTTCGCCGGGGTGTTCGATCTGGACTACGGCCTGTCCCGCGCCGACCTCGACGGCAAGACGATGGGCGAGGAGCTGGCCCGCATCGGCTATGCCGGCGACCAGGAGGTCGGCGGCCGTAAGGTCGGCGCCTATTTCGAGGCCCACATCGAACAGGGTCCGATCCTGGAGATCGAAGGCAAGACCATCGGCGTCGTCACCGACTGCCAGGGCCAGCGCTGGTACGAGATCACCTTCACCGGCCAGGAGGCCCATGCCGGCCCGACCCCGATGGTCCGCCGCAAGGACGCGCTGCTCGGCGCCGCCCGCGTGGTGGATGCGGTGAACCGGATCGGCATGAAATACGGCCCACTGGCCTGCGCCACGGTCGGGCTGATGCAGATCCACCCCAACAGCCGCAACGTCATCCCCGGCCGCGTCTTCTTCACCGTCGATTTCCGCCACCCGGACGACGGCATCCTCGCCGCCATGGACGGCGAGCTGCGCGCCGAGGTCGAGCGCATCGCCGGCGAGATCGGGCTGGAGACCGATTTCCAGCAGATCTGGTACTACGCCCCGATCAAGTTCGACGAGACCTGCGTCGCCGCCGTCCGCAAGGGGGTGGAGCGCACCGGCCACAGCTTCCGCGACATCGTCTCGGGTGCCGGCCACGACGCCTGTTACCTGTCGAAGGTCGCGCCGACCGCCATGGTCTTCATCCCCTGCATCGACGGCATCAGCCACAACGAGGTCGAGGAGACGACCCCGGAATGGTCGACCGCCGGCTGCGAGGTGCTGCTGCATGCCGTGCTCGACCGCGCCAACGCCATGGCCGAACAGGTGAAAACCCCCGCGTGA
- the preA gene encoding NAD-dependent dihydropyrimidine dehydrogenase subunit PreA, translated as MADLRSTIAGIRSPNPFWLASAPPTDKAYNVVRAFKAGWGGVVWKTLGEDPPVVNVSSRYGAHLDTDRRMIGFNNIELISDRPLDVNLQEIIQVKRDWPDRAMVVSLMATMTETAWAGLARRVAETGAADGLELNLGCPHGMCERGMGSAIGQVPEMVEQVTRWVKNAVNLPVIVKLTPNITNILWSAEAAKRGGADAVSLINTVNSIVAVDLDAMAPTPVVDGKGSHGGYCGPAVKPIALNMVAEIARNPDTRGLPVSGIGGITTWRDAAEFLALGATNVQVCTAAMTYGFKIVEDMIGGLSNWMDEKGYRTLDELSGRAVRNVVNWNDLNMNFSTKAVIDPGLCIDCGRCHIVCEDTSHQAIRIDAGEGRRVFTVVNEECVGCNLCSHVCPVPDCITMVPEQTDLPYVTWPNDARNPMRVPEAAE; from the coding sequence ATGGCCGATCTTCGCAGCACCATCGCCGGCATCCGCTCCCCCAACCCCTTCTGGCTGGCCTCCGCCCCGCCGACCGACAAGGCCTACAACGTCGTCCGCGCCTTCAAGGCGGGCTGGGGCGGTGTCGTCTGGAAGACGCTGGGCGAGGACCCGCCGGTGGTCAACGTCTCCAGCCGCTACGGCGCGCATCTCGATACCGACCGCCGGATGATCGGCTTCAACAACATCGAGCTGATCTCCGACCGGCCGCTGGACGTGAATTTGCAGGAGATCATCCAGGTCAAGCGCGACTGGCCCGACCGTGCCATGGTCGTCTCGCTGATGGCGACCATGACCGAGACGGCCTGGGCCGGGTTGGCCCGCCGCGTCGCCGAGACCGGGGCGGCGGACGGGCTCGAACTGAACCTCGGCTGCCCGCACGGCATGTGCGAGCGCGGCATGGGTTCCGCCATCGGGCAGGTGCCGGAGATGGTGGAGCAGGTCACCCGTTGGGTAAAGAACGCCGTCAACCTGCCGGTGATCGTCAAGCTGACCCCCAACATCACCAACATCCTGTGGTCGGCGGAAGCGGCCAAGCGCGGCGGCGCCGACGCGGTGTCGCTGATCAACACGGTGAACTCCATCGTCGCGGTGGATCTCGACGCCATGGCCCCCACCCCGGTGGTCGACGGCAAGGGCAGCCATGGCGGCTATTGCGGCCCGGCGGTGAAGCCGATCGCGCTCAACATGGTGGCGGAGATCGCCCGCAACCCCGACACGCGCGGCCTGCCGGTCAGCGGCATCGGCGGCATCACCACATGGCGCGACGCGGCGGAGTTCCTGGCGCTGGGCGCCACCAATGTCCAGGTCTGCACCGCCGCCATGACCTACGGCTTCAAGATCGTCGAGGACATGATCGGCGGCCTGTCCAACTGGATGGACGAGAAGGGATACCGCACCCTTGACGAGCTGAGCGGCCGTGCGGTGCGCAACGTCGTCAACTGGAACGACCTGAACATGAACTTCTCGACCAAGGCGGTGATCGACCCCGGCTTGTGCATCGATTGCGGCCGCTGCCACATCGTCTGCGAGGACACCTCGCATCAGGCAATCCGCATCGATGCCGGAGAGGGCCGCCGCGTCTTCACCGTGGTCAACGAGGAGTGCGTCGGCTGCAACCTGTGCAGCCATGTCTGCCCGGTGCCGGACTGCATCACCATGGTGCCGGAACAGACCGACCTGCCCTACGTCACCTGGCCCAACGACGCCCGCAACCCGATGCGCGTCCCCGAAGCCGCCGAATAA